The DNA segment CTAGTTGTCGAAAAGTGAAATCTTGGCTGAACGAACATCACTTACCTTTTATAGAAAAAAATATTTTCAAAACATTATTGAATGATAATGAAATTAAACATTTATTAATGCGCTCTGAAAATGGCTCAGATGATATTATTTCTAAGCGTTCTAAAGTCATTCAAGAAATGAATTTGGATTTGGATGCGATGACAGTGGATGAACTAGTTCACTTTATAAAGAAAAATCCTTCTGTTTTAAAACGTCCGATTATCATCTCGGAAAATAGTTTTCAAGTAGGTTATGATGAAGAAGAAATGGGTGTCTTTGTGCCAAGAGAACTCAGAGAATTTGCGAATGAAGCTTGCGGACCAAATTGTCCTAACTACAAGCTTTGTCAAAATGGTTTTGAAGATTTACGCAAACAAGCAAATTAAAGTTTTGCTTGTTTTTTAATGCTATAATGGTGACGTATGAAAATATTGGTTGGTTTATCAGGTGGGGTGGATTCCGCCATCGCCGCTTATTTATTGCAGAAACAAGGACATGATGTAACTTGTGCTTTTATGCGTAATTGGGATAGTGTTGCGAATGGTGATTTTGCCGGAAATCCCACTTTAAATGATTCAGTTTGTTCACAAGAATCCGATTATGCGGATGCGAAAGCGGTGGCGGATAAATTAGGATTACCTTTATTGCGTGTTGATTTTATTAAAGAGTATTGGGATGATGTTTTCCAAACTTTTCTCAGCGAATACCAAAAAGGAAGAACCCCCAATCCAGATATACTTTGTAATCGTTATATCAAGTTTGCGAAATTTATGAAATTTGCTCGTCAAGAAGGATTTGAAACAGTCGCGACGGGGCATTATGTGAAATTAGGACATGAAAATGGTCATGGAGTCTTAATAAAAGCAGATGATCGTAATAAAGATCAATCCTATTTTTTGGCTGAAGTCAATCGAGAAGTGTTGGATCATGTGCTATTTCCTTTAGCTGAAGTTGAAAAAACAGAGGTGCGTCGCATTGCGACTGAATTGGATTTATCCATTGCTAAAAAGAAAGATAGTACGGGTATCTGTTTTATTGGTGAAAGGGATTTCCGTGCTTTCTTAAGCAATTATTTACCAATGAAGTCCGGTAAGATTGTCAATATTGTGGAAAAGAAAGTGGTGGGTGAACATAAAGGTGTTCTTTATTACACCATTGGGCAAAGAAAAGGTTTGGATATTGGTGGAATTGGTCCCTTCTTTGTAGTCGGTAAAAATGTGGAAACCAACATACTTTATGTGGTTGACCAAGAACATCGTCATTGGTTAACATCCGATTCTTGTTTGGTAACGAAGATGAATTGGTTAGCGAATCGTCAATTTCCTTTGCGGGGAAGCGCTAAATTCCGTTATCGTCAACAAGACCAAGCGGTTACGATTGAAAAAATAGATGAACAAAGCGTTTTATTAAAGTATCCACAAGGGGTTGAAGCCGTTACCCCGGGTCAAGAGGCTGTGCTTTATGATGGGGATGTTATGATTGCTGGTGGACAGATTGATATTGTTTATCAAAATGGGCAAGATTTAAAGGCTAAGGTTAATCAAGAAGGAAAGCAATACCGGCATGAGTGATTATGTGATGCTGCAAGGTAAATTCAAATACATTCTCTTCCGTAACGAAGAGAATTTTTATACCGTTGCCAAGTTTCATGATGAGATTGAAAACGATACTTTAACAATTACCGGCTACTTTTCTTCGATTGATGAGGAAGTGTCTTATGCATTAAAAGGAACTTACTTAGATCATCCTAAATATGGTCTACAGTTTGCTTGCCTAGAGGCTAAGAAAATAGCACCAAAAGATGAAGAAAGTTATATTCATTACTTTAGTGGTGGAAATTTTCGTTATATTGGTAAAAAAACAGCGAAGCGAATTGTGGAAACCTTGGGTTTAGATTGCATCGCTAAGATTAAAGAAGATAAAAGTTGTTTAGATCTTGTCCCATCGCTTACATTGAAACAGAAAAATTCTATTATTGAAAACCTGCAACAAGAAGAAGAGGGTTTTGAAAAATTAATTCCTTTGTTAAGCATTGCCGGCATTGGGCATGCTAATTTATTGAGTATTCATCGTTTCTATGGTAAAGAGGCTTTTAATCAAGTGATGGAAAATCCATATCGTTTAGTTGAAGATATTCAAGGCATTGGCTTTAAAATGGCAGACAAAATTGGTCAATACCTAAATATTGATAAAAAAGACGAGAGAAGGATTTACGCTTACATTCTTTCTTTGGTTGATAAAATGACGATGAATAGTGGAAATAGCTTTGTTAGCTATGAAGAATTACTAGCCAACTTTATGAATCTAAGTCATTTGGATGAAACAATTTTTTCATCGGTTTTAAATCAAATTCTATTTCGTGGTTCATTGATTCAAGAAGAAAATCGAATTTATCCTTTAGCTCAATATGAAGCGGAGGTCGGAATTGCGAACGCTTTAAGTCAATTTCCAGTAGGAAGCTTAGAAGATTATGATAAGCAACGTTTGGAGAAAGAAATTCATGCTTTACAAAAAGAGCTGGGTATTATCTACGATGAAACGCAAATTCAAGCTATTCATCATTTCTTTCAAGAAGATTTTGTGATTTTAACAGGTGGACCAGGAACAGGTAAAACAACTTTAGTTCGTTCTTTTGTGCATTTGTTTAAACGCCTTTATCCAGCTAAAGTTGTGGCTTGTTGTGCGCCAACGGGAAGAGCGGCGAAGCATTTGTCGGAAGTTTGCGATGTTAAGGCAACGACCATTCATTCTTTATTGCAATGGAATTTAGAAGCCAATTTATTTCAAAAGAATGAAGAAGATCCCATTCAAGCGGATTTATTGATTATTGATGAGTTTTCTATGGTGGATCAATGGTTGTTCTATCATATTTTGTTGGCTTGTGGATTGGTGAAAAAGATTTGTGTGATTGGGGATGAAGACCAGTTACCTAGCGTAGCCCCTGGTTCTTTATTAAGAGATTTAATTGTTTCTAAACAGTTTGGTTATCGTCAATTAACCCATATTTATCGCCAAAAAGAAGGATCAGAAGTCATTCAATTGGCTTTAGCTATTCGCCAAGAAAGCTTAGACTTAACAAAATTTCATCAAGATGTGCAATTCGAAGAATGTGCTATTCATGAAATACGACCTAAGATACAAGCGGTTATTCAAGTTGCTTTAGAAAAGGGTTTGACTTTAGAGGATATTCAAGTGATTGCACCAATGTATCATGGTACCGCTGGCATTGATGCTTTAAATATGTCTTTACAAGACCTATTTAATCCAGCCAAAGAGAATAAAAAAGAAGTCCAACAAGGGCTACGTTTATTCCGTGAAGGAGATAAGGTTATGCAATTAAAAAATCAGCCGGATGATGATGTGTATAATGGTGATATTGGCTTTATTGAGGAAATTCAAATAGATGATCCAAAGCATCCGGAACAAGCTTTAATATTTGTCTTATTTGGTGATCATGTGGTGGAATATTCTCATCAAAATTTAGATAAATTAAGTTTAGCGTATTGTATCTCCATTCATAAATCCCAAGGTTCAGAGTACCCGATGGTTATTGTGCCGATTTGTGCCCAACATCGTATTATGCTACGAAAGAGATTGTTGTATACCGCCGTCACCCGTAGTTCAAAATATTTATATATCTTCGGTTCTCGTGAAGAATTTGAAAGAGGAAGTTATTTAGAAGAAAAAAATGTGCGAAAAACAACTTTAGTGCAAAGATTAACCCAACAAAATTCTTTTTTATGGTAGAATAATCCTAAATCAAAGATAGAGGATAAGTACGAAGAGAATGGCGTATAGAGAGTGGGAAAGGCTGGAAACCCATCGCTATTGGCTTAGGAAAGCTACCTCTTAGAGTATGAAAACATACCGCTGATCGCGTTATTGATCTTATAGAGTGTACTTATTTCTTTTTTAAGAAGTGGTAAATCAGGATGGTACCGCGCTGGACGTTCCTGTCATAGGGAACTTTTTTTATGGAGGAAAAGATATGTCAAAGAAAAAACTAACCGGTAATGAAGTACGTCAATTGTTCTTAGATTTTTTCGCATCGAAGGGTTGTATGATTGAACCGGGGGCTTCTTTAGTGCCACATGATGATCCAACATTGCTTTGGATTAATGCCGGTGTCGCCGCTTTAAAGCCTTATTTTGATGGTCGCAAGAAGCCGGCCAGTCATCGTATTTGCAATGCTCAAAAATCCATTCGTACAAACGACATTGAAAATGTTGGTAAGACTGCTCGTCATCATACTTTCTTTGAAATGTTAGGTAATTTCTCAATTGGTGATTATTTCAAGGTAGAAGCAATCTCATGGGCTTGGCAATTTTTAACATCCAAAGATTATATCGGCTTTGAACCAGAACGTTTATACGTAACGGTTTATCCGGATGATCAAGAAGCAATCGATACTTGGGTTAAAGTGGGCATGATACCAAGCCATATTCGTAAAACCGATGATAACTTCTGGGAAATTGGTCGTGGACCTGGTGGACCCGATACAGAATTATACTATGACCGTGGAGAAAAGTACGATCCGGAGGG comes from the Bulleidia sp. zg-1006 genome and includes:
- the spx gene encoding transcriptional regulator Spx → MIVVYTSPGCASCRKVKSWLNEHHLPFIEKNIFKTLLNDNEIKHLLMRSENGSDDIISKRSKVIQEMNLDLDAMTVDELVHFIKKNPSVLKRPIIISENSFQVGYDEEEMGVFVPRELREFANEACGPNCPNYKLCQNGFEDLRKQAN
- the mnmA gene encoding tRNA 2-thiouridine(34) synthase MnmA — encoded protein: MKILVGLSGGVDSAIAAYLLQKQGHDVTCAFMRNWDSVANGDFAGNPTLNDSVCSQESDYADAKAVADKLGLPLLRVDFIKEYWDDVFQTFLSEYQKGRTPNPDILCNRYIKFAKFMKFARQEGFETVATGHYVKLGHENGHGVLIKADDRNKDQSYFLAEVNREVLDHVLFPLAEVEKTEVRRIATELDLSIAKKKDSTGICFIGERDFRAFLSNYLPMKSGKIVNIVEKKVVGEHKGVLYYTIGQRKGLDIGGIGPFFVVGKNVETNILYVVDQEHRHWLTSDSCLVTKMNWLANRQFPLRGSAKFRYRQQDQAVTIEKIDEQSVLLKYPQGVEAVTPGQEAVLYDGDVMIAGGQIDIVYQNGQDLKAKVNQEGKQYRHE
- a CDS encoding ATP-dependent RecD-like DNA helicase; this translates as MSDYVMLQGKFKYILFRNEENFYTVAKFHDEIENDTLTITGYFSSIDEEVSYALKGTYLDHPKYGLQFACLEAKKIAPKDEESYIHYFSGGNFRYIGKKTAKRIVETLGLDCIAKIKEDKSCLDLVPSLTLKQKNSIIENLQQEEEGFEKLIPLLSIAGIGHANLLSIHRFYGKEAFNQVMENPYRLVEDIQGIGFKMADKIGQYLNIDKKDERRIYAYILSLVDKMTMNSGNSFVSYEELLANFMNLSHLDETIFSSVLNQILFRGSLIQEENRIYPLAQYEAEVGIANALSQFPVGSLEDYDKQRLEKEIHALQKELGIIYDETQIQAIHHFFQEDFVILTGGPGTGKTTLVRSFVHLFKRLYPAKVVACCAPTGRAAKHLSEVCDVKATTIHSLLQWNLEANLFQKNEEDPIQADLLIIDEFSMVDQWLFYHILLACGLVKKICVIGDEDQLPSVAPGSLLRDLIVSKQFGYRQLTHIYRQKEGSEVIQLALAIRQESLDLTKFHQDVQFEECAIHEIRPKIQAVIQVALEKGLTLEDIQVIAPMYHGTAGIDALNMSLQDLFNPAKENKKEVQQGLRLFREGDKVMQLKNQPDDDVYNGDIGFIEEIQIDDPKHPEQALIFVLFGDHVVEYSHQNLDKLSLAYCISIHKSQGSEYPMVIVPICAQHRIMLRKRLLYTAVTRSSKYLYIFGSREEFERGSYLEEKNVRKTTLVQRLTQQNSFLW